Proteins from a genomic interval of Benincasa hispida cultivar B227 chromosome 7, ASM972705v1, whole genome shotgun sequence:
- the LOC120081662 gene encoding basic form of pathogenesis-related protein 1-like codes for MWTQKPLMAIFLATFMFVLCQTHAQNSPRDYVALHNRARAQVRVGPVTWNKTIAAYAQAYANKRRNDCAMVYSGGPYGENIAAGYYPEITGAFAMKLWLEEKPLYNYTSNLCIKGECNHYTQVVWRNSVHIGCARVPCKSNSQFVICNYHPPGNIFGQRPYDSPL; via the coding sequence ATGTGGACTCAAAAGCCTCTCATGGCCATTTTCTTAGCTACTTTCATGTTCGTCCTATGCCAAACTCATGCACAAAACTCCCCTCGTGACTATGTTGCATTACATAATCGAGCTCGTGCACAAGTTAGGGTTGGCCCCGTTACATGGAATAAAACAATAGCGGCCTATGCTCAAGCCTATGCCAATAAAAGGAGGAATGATTGTGCGATGGTTTACTCAGGTGGGCCTTATGGCGAAAACATAGCCGCAGGCTACTACCCAGAGATCACTGGAGCGTTTGCAATGAAGTTGTGGCTGGAGGAGAAACCTCTATACAATTACACATCAAATTTGTGCATCAAGGGCGAGTGTAACCACTACACTCAGGTAGTGTGGCGAAACTCGGTGCATATTGGATGTGCTAGAGTGCCTTGTAAAAGTAACTCTCAATTTGTTATATGTAATTATCATCCTCCTGGAAATATCTTTGGACAAAGGCCTTATGATTCTCCACTCTAA